A genomic stretch from Aedes albopictus strain Foshan chromosome 2, AalbF5, whole genome shotgun sequence includes:
- the LOC115254954 gene encoding uncharacterized protein LOC115254954 — translation MNSDSESVKDKIVQNLTETSCGICGASICDEIMVECDGCTRCFHIRCVGIQSSKLPKNWYCHSEACQEKALEYQKRKKQTRSRKQTEESDKASVNSRSGASIVETRVRALEDRQKRQLEELEVEMQLRKKEQKMQRAFEKKKMEMELQMSAEEEEERGAWQAKILQKKRGQIQRMKANRESFEKQMADLDKELAGLSGGKVLKPASKSFADVMFVSPSGKSNQNALKLMKANIMESVEDDEGTEGESEVDEYCENSDRHSQSSDSTMGEKVKKNVSLRNWKQVNSGSQNGLGQQQPRPTKAQLAARQGLTYKLPKFSGKPAQWPLFYAAYKASNATCGYMNHENLMRLQEALEGDALELVSGQLLLPETIPRVIEKLRRHYGRPEQLLESLLDKINRLDPPQPDSLKSFIPFGNTVEQLCDHMEAADMRQHLVNPLLIKSLVAKLPDREKREWVHYRRGRGEVTLRTLTDFLMDIVADACEANVDMEFEQLHQSITIPQPEESEEHAGLYCHSVTTNSAANVSKEKTHRREFHNSSMHPVENTFGLSANDHANCAVLFRIVPVQLHCKGKTISVLAFLDEGASVTLMEQKLADRLGAVGVQERLTIRWTGDVSRVEDSRRMSLWTSSSSANASDKTLLHTVHTVQNLKLPHQKLDYEEIAAQYAHLRGLPIESYDGQPQLLIGANNIHSFAPMEARVGNPMEPIAVRTNLGWTVYGPRYSTSVAASNYLGYHQQIISVDQHKHLKSRYATEDTMRALSQQTDEEKELQRSPERTNKPTGDCFETELLGKIDDLQIPDSYPRTLPTKKRFEKNQKRCGNFAAPPKQRLVIEGTTTKCVSVQEAYSRREEQPKAQKAGSWSVLMNTCSRKWKRQSGSSPENIQQQPKCIDEQNPLKLGDSEFGIHSENRRSLKREDVEVNMQSSDGRIRQARVSTADDTKSKLDVVERNGKFVNTECYGLGCCNAVVGFKNTLNRPSLSITAYTRL, via the coding sequence ATGAATTCTGATTCCGAATCCGTGAAGGACAAAATCGTCCAAAATCTCACGGAAACTTCGTGTGGGATATGCGGTGCCTCGATCTGTGACGAAATAATGGTTGAATGTGATGGATGTACGAGGTGTTTTCATATCCGATGCGTGGGTATCCAGTCAAGTAAACTACCCAAAAATTGGTACTGCCACAGCGAGGCCTGTCAGGAGAAAGCCCTGGAGTATCAAAAACGGAAGAAGCAGACTCGCAGTCGGAAGCAAACCGAAGAGTCTGACAAAGCCAGCGTCAACTCTCGCTCGGGGGCATCTATCGTTGAAACCAGAGTCAGAGCGCTAGAAGATCGTCAAAAGCGGCAGTTGGAAGAGCTGGAAGTGGAAATGCAGCTGCGGAAGAAGGAGCAGAAGATGCAGCGGGCGTTCGAAAAGAAGAAGATGGAGATGGAGCTGCAAATGAGtgcagaggaagaagaagaaagaggTGCTTGGCAGGCGAAGATACTCCAGAAGAAGAGAGGCCAAATCCAGCGCATGAAAGCGAACCGGGAGTCGTTCGAGAAGCAGATGGCGGACTTGGACAAGGAGTTAGCGGGGCTCTCGGGCGGCAAGGTGCTAAAGCCAGCGTCGAAAAGCTTTGCGGATGTTATGTTTGTGAGTCCATCCGGCAAATCCAACCAAAACGCGTTGAAGCTGATGAAGGCGAACATCATGGAGTCCGTGGAAGACGACGAAGGTACCGAGGGCGAGAGTGAGGTTGACGAATACTGCGAAAATTCGGATCGGCACAGCCAGAGTTCCGATTCGACTATGGGGGAGAAGGTCAAGAAAAATGTGTCGTTGAGAAACTGGAAGCAGGTCAACAGTGGAAGCCAAAACGGGCTGGGGCAACAGCAGCCCAGACCGACAAAGGCACAGCTCGCTGCCAGGCAGGGGTTAACATACAAGCTCCCCAAATTTTCGGGCAAACCAGCACAGTGGCCACTGTTTTACGCCGCCTACAAAGCGTCCAACGCAACATGTGGCTACATGAACCATGAAAATCTGATGCGGCTGCAGGAAGCGCTCGAAGGTGATGCTCTCGAGTTGGTGAGCGGACAGCTTCTTCTTCCCGAAACAATCCCAAGGGTCATCGAGAAGCTGCGTCGCCATTACGGCCGTCCTGAGCAGCTTCTTGAAAGTCTGCTGGACAAAATCAATCGACTAGACCCTCCTCAACCGGACAGCCTGAAGAGTTTCATCCCATTCGGAAACACGGTGGAACAACTCTGCGACCATATGGAGGCGGCGGATATGCGGCAGCATCTCGTGAACCCGTTGCTGATCAAGTCACTGGTCGCAAAGCTACCGGATCGTGAAAAGCGCGAGTGGGTCCACTACCGTAGAGGACGTGGCGAAGTAACTTTGCGAACACTTACGGACTTCCTGATGGATATAGTAGCAGATGCTTGCGAAGCCAACGTCGACATGGAGTTTGAGCAGCTACACCAATCCATCACAATTCCTCAACCAGAGGAAAGTGAGGAGCACGCCGGACTATACTGTCACAGCGTGACCACCAATTCAGCAGCAAATGTCAGCAAGGAGAAGACCCACCGCAGAGAATTCCACAACTCGTCGATGCATCCGGTCGAAAATACGTTCGGATTAAGTGCAAATGACCATGCAAACTGCGCGGTCTTGTTCCGGATCGTTCCGGTACAGTTGCACTGCAAGGGAAAAACAATTTCAGTGTTGGCGTTCCTGGACGAAGGTGCTTCCGTCACGCTGATGGAGCAAAAGCTCGCCGACCGTCTGGGCGCGGTCGGAgtacaagagcgattgaccatccGGTGGACAGGAGACGTTTCTAGAGTGGAGGATTCACGGCGGATGAGTCTGTGGACATCAAGTTCGAGTGCTAACGCCAGCGACAAAACGTTGCTGCACACCGTCCACACAGTCCAAAACCTGAAGCTACCGCACCAGAAGCTAGACTACGAGGAGATCGCTGCGCAGTACGCCCACTTGCGAGGACTTCCTATAGAGTCGTACGACGGTCAGCCACAACTGCTCATCGGTGCGAACAATATTCATTCGTTTGCTCCGATGGAAGCAAGGGTGGGAAATCCGATGGAACCGATCGCTGTTCGGACAAATCTCGGGTGGACAGTCTACGGCCCAAGATATTCGACCAGCGTGGCAGCCAGTAACTATCTGGGCTACCACCAGCAAATTATCAGTGTAGACCAGCATAAGCATCTCAAAAGCCGTTATGCGACGGAAGATACAATGAGAGCACTCTCTCAGCAAACAGATGAAGAGAAAGAACTCCAGCGAAGCCCGGAGCGCACCAACAAGCCGACCGGCGATTGCTTCGAAACTGAATTGCTCGGGAAAATAGATGATCTGCAAATTCCGGACAGTTATCCTAGGACACTGCCTACAAAGAAGCGCTTCGAGAAAAACCAGAAGCGATGTGGCAATTTCGCGGCTCCGCCAAAACAGAGGTTGGTAATCGAGGGGACAACAACAAAGTGCGTGTCGGTGCAGGAAGCATATTCTCGACGAGAAGAGCAGCCAAAAGCACAGAAGGCAGGCAGTTGGTCTGTATTGATGAACACGTGTAGCAGAAAGTGGAAGCGCCAATCGGGAAGTTCGCCAGAGAATATACAGCAACAACCCAAGTGCATCGATGAGCAAAATCCACTCAAGTTGGGTGACTCTGAATTCGGGATCCACAGCGAAAATCGAAGGTCGTTGAAGCGAGAAGATGTAGAGGTAAATATGCAGAGCTCGGATGGACGAATCCGACAAGCACGCGTGAGTACCGCTGATGATACAAAATCGAAACTTGACGTCGTTGAAAGGAACGGTAAATTCGTGAATACCGAATGTTACGGGCTGGGGTGTTGCAACGCCGTGGTAGGTTTTAAAAATACGTTGAACAGGCCTAGTCTCAGCATAACAGCGTACACGCGGTTGTAG